Genomic segment of Arachis hypogaea cultivar Tifrunner chromosome 16, arahy.Tifrunner.gnm2.J5K5, whole genome shotgun sequence:
TAGACACAAATTTTATAGACACCATGTCCTTCTATGTCAAAAGGGAAGCAAATCATCCTTTCCTATTTCAAGAACTCCATCAACTTTAGGTTTCAACCTCACTGGCATATGAATCAAGTAGAGGTCTAAATAGTCCAACCCAAGTTTCCTAATCAATTTGAAGAGCAACTATACATCAGTGAGATTATATACaatatatgatatattttttttctttttcaattacttTACATACTTGAGTGTGGTCTTGAGAGCTGGAAGGACAAGGTCATGGTGAGCATTGTTGCACCAAAGTTTGGAAGAGATGAAGGCTTCATGGCGGCTGTTTATGATTCCAAGCTCTAAGGCCTTATCAGGCTACAAGCAAGCAGAAGGCAACAGACGCCAGCTGATAGAGCTCATTTGTCTGCATAAACAGGATTATTACTCAACAGCTCAGAAAGACAAAAATGTACAACTGAACAATGGCAATAGCCAAACAAAGACCCGAACTTGCAAAATTTCCATTCAATTGAACCAtcagtgccattttcaaaatatACATTCCCTCTACATATTGATAATTCATTATTGGTGCAATTTGTATCTATACaaactaatttaatataaaattgtgTGGCATAACTATACTAATTCTGAAATTTCAAGGActgtgtaaatataataaatagaaaaaaccGCATGTGCAACCTACATAGATATAGGAAAGGTATACCTGAGATTgaataaaatattcttttagaaaaaatatGTAGGTTATCGATATAGGAAGAAACTAAGAAAATAGACCAGAATTGTACTAACCCTTCATGGCAGGAGCCTTGGTAACAGATCTTGACTTGTCATGGGCTTCTTGTAAGCAAGTTTTGAGCAAAATGATGAAAAAATTATAAGCAGTTTTTACTAGATAAAGTACAGAAACAAGCAAGCACAAGTgcacaatatttttaaattcaatgaGGTTAAACATGTAAATTAGAAAACACATAAAATAGCCAATATAATCATCTCAGCAACATGTAAATTAGAAAACACAATATTTTATACTTTACTCACAGACATTATTCTATTGCTCATGTTTTAGACTTAAAGCCATATAATCATCTCAGCAACTGAAAAAAGAATGAACTAATTGAACAACAAAATCTACACAATCAGTATTtcaaacatgaaaataaaaatcCAGAAAACTGAAAGTGATAAGTTCAGAAATTAACCGAATCTGAGGATAGATTCTCGATATTCTGGAACAGGAAATTCTATGAGTGGTAGTAGATCCAGAAGTGCGAGAAGGAAAACGACAGCAGCGCGCTGCAAATTTCGAGGAGAGGTGGTGAATCGGACGAGATGCAGAAAAGCTCGATGGAAAATGGCGAACAGGAGGAGAGGCTGGCGTCAGTGTAGCAGCGAATAGAAAGAGTGATAAATGTGTGGAAGAGATCAGGTTACCTGCACAGTTGAGACAAGATCGAAACGGAGCGATTTCTGCGATTTCTGCATATTAGGGTTCGATACGAAGCGACGTGAACAACACACGAAGAAGCGTCGGGAGGGGATGTGACGGAGCTTCAGTGTGACAGAAGTTCAGTGCGACGGCGGTGCAAGGTAGAGAGGCGCCGCTGATGGAGCATTTGGAAGAGAGGGGTGTGGAGGCGCGGATAGGTATTGTGTGAAATGAGGAGCCACGCTTAAAGCAAACCCCTTATTTCAACATTTTcgacggaaaattttaaattacagacggaaaatccgtctgtaataatttaataaaatgcaacgttttgtctatttaattacagacaaatttttcgtctgtaatcaTTTTTcacggaaaaaaattaatttttccgacggaattatcgacggattctcttttccgttTGTAATTTATACTaatccattttttttgttttccgacaaaaaatccctcggaaattccgtctgtattttCGTGGGATAAAATCCATCGGAAATTTCCGTCTGTAATAACGAGATTTCTAGTAGTGTCAGAGGTAGAATTTAGTAATTGAAAGAAAGTAAACAATGGGCTGAATTGTGCATTTGTATGTCACGAGGGTTCTATTCCTAATTCTCCCCATAATTTATGTGTAAAATCTTGTAATGATTGGTTCAAGCTAAGAATATAGACAAAGTTCTTGATAGGCATAGTGATGAAACTATTGCAAATAACCGCTTAAGGTTGAAGATGTCTATTGATGCTATTCGATGGCTTATTTTTCAAGCATGTGCATTCATAGGCGATGACGAAAGTCCTGGATCTTTGAATAGGGaaaattttattgagttaattaaaCTTTTAGCTTCTTGTAATCAGAATGTTAATAATGTTGTCCTTGAAAATGCTCTTGAAAATGTTCAATATATATCTCTCGTTGTTCAAAAAGATATATTGCATATCTTTGCTAGAAAAGTGTGTGCAATAATTCGAAAAGAAATTAGTGATTCTAAATTTTCTATAATTATTGATGAAGCAAGAGATGAGTCAAAGCGAGAACAAATGTCTGTGATTTTGAGATATGTAGACAAGCATGGTTGTGTTCGAGAAAGATTTTTTGATCTTATACAGGCTTCTGATACGTGTTCTTTGACATTGCAAACAGAAATTTCATCAGTTCTTTCTTGTCATAATCTTGATGTTCAAAATCTTAGGGAACAAGGGCATGATGGAGCTAGTAATATGCGTGGTGAAaggaatggattgcaagctctaTTTTTGAAAGATTGCCATTTTGCTTATTACATTCATTGTCTTGCTCATCGATTACAATTAGCACTTGTTTCTGCAGCCAAAGAAATTTGCTATGTTcatcaattcttttcaaaacttacactAATTGTGAATATTGTGACTGTTTCTCCTAAACGTCATGACCAGTTAAGGGTTGCTCAAGCAAATAATGTTGTAAACTTAATTGCCAATGATCAAATTGTGACACGTAGTAGACTTAATCAAATTGGTACTTTGCAAAGAGTTGGAGATACTAGATGGGGTCTCATTTGAATTTTGTACGTAGCTTGTTATGCATGTTTGATGCTACTTGTGAAGTTCTTGAAAAAAGCACCGAAAAAGGTAATTTCTCCACTCGTAGTGATGCTAGTGCTGCTTATGATGCTATCACATCCTTTGAATTTGTCTTTGTTTTGTATTTGATGAGAAATATTTTGGAAGTTAGTCATGATCTTTGTCAAGGTTTGCAACGAAAAAATCAAGACATATTGAATGCTTTAACTCTAGTTTTTACTACCAAGACTTTAATCCAAATAATGAGAGAATCAAGTTGGGAGACTTTCATAAAAGAAGTTATATTATTTTGTGAGAAACATGAAGTTGAAGTTCCTGATATGAATGCATTGCATATTCCTAGAAGAGGCCGAACTCACAAAATTGTTCACCAAATTTCAATGGAGCATCATTACCATGTTAATTTATTTCTGGTTGTAATCGATACACAATTGCAAGAGCTTAATGGAAGATTCAATGATAATATGGTGGAATTGCTTACTTTATGTTCAACTTTAAATCCCAAAGATAATTATAAGTTATTCAGTGTCAACAAAGTATGTAAATTAGAAGAATGGTTTTATACAGGTGACTTCAGTGACCAAGAGAAATTTCACATTAGAATGCAATtcaacattatgaacttgatATTCTTAATCATGTTGAATTAACTAACTTGTGCACAATTTCGGAGTTATGTCAAGGATTAACAAAGACAGAAAAATCTTTAACATATTCTTTAATTGATCGTTTGATTTGCTTGGTATTAACTCTCcctgtttcaactgctacaattgagagatctttttcacctatgaatattgtgaagaatagacttagaaacaaaatagaagatgaatttttttattaattgtcttttgatttacattgaaaaaaaattgctaaaaaatttgacacagattttattatcgatgaattttatgatatgaaaAATCGATGTATACTACTTCATTCGTAAAaaatacacatatttttttatactttaaatatatattctttagtctctatcaatatatttttgtaa
This window contains:
- the LOC112757362 gene encoding uncharacterized protein, which codes for MEHLEERGVEARIAKNIDKVLDRHSDETIANNRLRLKMSIDAIRWLIFQACAFIGDDESPGSLNRENFIELIKLLASCNQNVNNVVLENALENVQYISLVVQKDILHIFARKVCAIIRKEISDSKFSIIIDEARDESKREQMSVILRYVDKHGCVRERFFDLIQASDTCSLTLQTEISSVLSCHNLDVQNLREQGHDGASNMRGERNGLQALFLKDCHFAYYIHCLAHRLQLALVSAAKEICYVHQFFSKLTLIVNIVTVSPKRHDQLRVAQANNVVNLIANDQIVTRSRLNQIGTLQRVGDTRWGLI